From the Candidatus Aminicenantes bacterium genome, one window contains:
- a CDS encoding DUF4412 domain-containing protein has translation MKRIFIVILLVVFAMTVFAGVEWRTKTVIEAQAKGQSNTIVMQVCASGGNVKQIFESVADENDMFQNGSYWLFKAEDNTLYLVNPAEKTYSQLPLNAIFQMTGVVGKLIKIKIKNPVVNNEKLGPAMVLGYPCLHSKQLMEYDMEVKVVFIKSKSHEKIEKEVWSTAKFKGMAEMGEAFRFRDFKTGMEDLDKMIEEQIKADAELGFPLKMITVNTSIDKKGNAKVTSRQTMEVLSVGSKSFPAGFFEIPAGYEEKHMGFKGDEE, from the coding sequence ATGAAAAGAATATTCATTGTAATTTTACTTGTTGTTTTTGCCATGACCGTTTTCGCCGGCGTCGAATGGCGGACCAAGACGGTGATCGAAGCCCAAGCCAAGGGGCAGAGCAACACGATCGTCATGCAGGTGTGCGCCAGCGGCGGCAACGTCAAGCAGATATTCGAGAGCGTGGCCGATGAGAACGACATGTTCCAGAATGGTTCCTACTGGCTGTTCAAGGCCGAGGATAACACTCTCTACCTGGTGAATCCGGCTGAAAAGACATACTCGCAGCTGCCGTTGAACGCCATTTTCCAGATGACCGGCGTAGTAGGCAAGCTGATCAAGATCAAGATCAAGAACCCCGTGGTCAACAATGAAAAACTCGGGCCGGCAATGGTTTTGGGTTATCCCTGCCTGCATAGCAAGCAGCTCATGGAATACGACATGGAAGTCAAGGTCGTCTTCATCAAGAGCAAGAGCCATGAAAAGATCGAAAAGGAAGTATGGTCGACCGCCAAGTTCAAGGGCATGGCCGAGATGGGCGAAGCATTCCGTTTCCGCGATTTCAAGACCGGCATGGAAGACCTGGACAAAATGATTGAAGAACAGATAAAGGCCGATGCCGAACTGGGCTTTCCCCTGAAGATGATCACCGTGAACACGTCCATCGACAAGAAGGGCAATGCCAAGGTAACGAGCCGCCAGACCATGGAAGTGCTCTCGGTCGGCAGCAAAAGTTTCCCCGCCGGCTTCTTCGAAATACCGGCGGGTTACGAGGAAAAACATATGGGATTCAAGGGCGACGAAGAATAG
- a CDS encoding HAMP domain-containing sensor histidine kinase → MKKTESDSAGKPTAFSEDQACLNDVFQEILPVIFHKLKNKLTPVLGYSQILKAKVADDFCLERLGKIESCAGELTALINVLKDYVKVQPAVRRPENINRILKGLEPQLRQMAAPGKIKILLALDPSIPEIPLHAGQIRLLLLNLTANAVQALHAKTAPAKEIRLSAFLAEGSVRLTVRDNGIGMGAEELDSIWAPFYTHFPEKAGLGLTLCEKIIANHAALCRVSSQPGEFSEFEIRFPLGANHSRKQSKSAGIYPRSSS, encoded by the coding sequence ATGAAAAAAACTGAATCGGATTCCGCTGGCAAGCCGACCGCATTTTCCGAAGACCAAGCCTGCCTGAACGATGTTTTCCAGGAGATCCTCCCCGTCATCTTCCACAAGCTGAAAAACAAGCTGACGCCGGTTCTCGGCTACAGCCAGATACTCAAAGCCAAGGTCGCCGATGATTTCTGCCTGGAACGTTTAGGCAAAATCGAGAGCTGCGCCGGCGAGCTGACCGCCTTGATCAATGTCCTCAAGGATTACGTGAAAGTGCAGCCGGCGGTCCGGCGGCCCGAAAACATCAACCGCATCCTGAAAGGCCTGGAGCCGCAGCTGCGGCAGATGGCCGCGCCCGGCAAAATAAAAATTCTCCTCGCCCTCGACCCGAGTATCCCTGAAATACCGCTCCACGCCGGCCAGATTCGTTTGCTGCTGCTCAACCTTACGGCCAACGCCGTCCAGGCGCTGCATGCGAAAACGGCGCCGGCAAAAGAGATTCGCCTGTCCGCGTTTCTGGCGGAAGGAAGCGTGCGACTGACCGTGCGCGACAACGGCATCGGCATGGGCGCCGAGGAACTGGACAGCATCTGGGCGCCTTTCTACACGCACTTTCCGGAAAAAGCCGGGCTGGGACTGACCCTCTGCGAAAAGATCATAGCCAACCACGCCGCCTTATGCCGGGTCAGTTCGCAGCCGGGTGAATTCAGCGAGTTCGAGATCCGTTTTCCTCTGGGGGCGAACCATTCGCGCAAGCAAAGCAAGAGCGCCGGCATATATCCACGCTCTTCATCATAA
- a CDS encoding S9 family peptidase, producing the protein MNKKRNVFRFGLVGVALAFLMLPAVSWGQDLPQPPLAERIVKELTIHGHTRIDPYYWLNERANPKVIDYLKAENAYTDAVMKPTLALQEKLYQELAGRKKQDDMSVPYGDNGYFYYTRYVAGKNYPLYCRKKGSLQGSEEVMLDGNRMAEGKAYFAIADAEVSPDNTLLAYSVDYVSRRQYRIQFKNLNSGKVYEESIPMTDGQIVWANDSKTVFYPVIDPETLRSCRIRRHVLGTATATDVEVYNETDETFSAYLGKSRSRQYIFITSQSTLTSEYRYLDAGQPRGGFKVFQPRLRGLLYEVDHLGDRFYIRTNDGARNFKLMEAAAGNTARESWRELIPHRDDVLLEDVALFNGYLVLGERRAGLPQIRVIPWGQSDGYYLDFPEPTYMVAIRPVPEPGTDLLRFSYQSPVTPDSTYDFNMKTKERLLLKQNEVLGGYTPGNYRTERLMAPGHDGTLVPISLVYKLGMERDGENPLLLEGYGSYGYSSDPYFNSNVLSLLNRGFIYAIAHIRGGQEMGRSWYEDGKLFKKINTFTDFISCAEYLVRHRYTSPAKLCAEGASAGGLLMGAVVNLQPDLFHAVIAGVPFVDVVTTMLDSSIPLTTAEYDEWGDPNRPECYEYMLSYSPYDNVRAKAYPALLVTTGLHDSQVQYFEPAKWVAKLRVTKTDRNPLILKTNMDAGHGGASGRFRRLREVAFQYAFLLEQLGIRE; encoded by the coding sequence ATGAACAAAAAAAGAAATGTTTTCAGGTTTGGGTTGGTGGGGGTGGCGCTGGCCTTTCTCATGCTTCCGGCTGTATCCTGGGGCCAGGACCTGCCGCAGCCGCCGCTGGCCGAAAGGATTGTAAAGGAATTGACCATCCATGGCCACACGCGCATCGATCCGTATTACTGGCTGAACGAGCGCGCCAACCCCAAGGTGATCGATTACCTGAAGGCGGAGAACGCCTACACCGACGCCGTGATGAAACCTACCCTGGCGCTGCAGGAGAAACTCTATCAGGAGCTGGCCGGCCGCAAGAAGCAGGATGACATGTCGGTGCCCTATGGCGATAACGGCTATTTCTATTATACGCGCTATGTGGCCGGCAAGAACTACCCCCTGTACTGCCGCAAAAAAGGTTCCCTGCAGGGCAGCGAAGAGGTCATGCTGGACGGCAATCGCATGGCCGAGGGCAAAGCCTACTTCGCCATCGCCGACGCCGAAGTCAGCCCCGACAACACCCTCCTGGCCTACAGCGTCGACTATGTCTCGCGGCGCCAGTACCGGATCCAATTCAAGAACTTGAATAGCGGCAAGGTCTACGAGGAAAGCATTCCGATGACCGACGGCCAGATCGTCTGGGCCAACGACAGCAAGACCGTTTTCTACCCGGTCATCGATCCGGAAACCCTCCGTTCCTGCAGGATCCGCCGCCATGTCCTCGGCACGGCGACCGCGACAGATGTGGAAGTATACAACGAGACGGACGAAACGTTCAGTGCCTACTTGGGCAAGAGCCGATCGCGCCAGTACATTTTCATCACCTCGCAGAGCACGCTGACCAGCGAGTACCGTTACCTGGACGCCGGCCAGCCCCGGGGCGGGTTTAAGGTATTCCAGCCGCGCCTGCGCGGGCTCCTCTATGAGGTCGACCACCTGGGCGATCGCTTCTATATCCGCACCAACGACGGGGCGCGCAACTTCAAGCTGATGGAGGCGGCAGCCGGGAACACGGCCAGGGAAAGCTGGCGCGAGCTGATCCCGCACCGCGACGACGTGCTGCTCGAGGATGTCGCCCTTTTCAATGGCTACCTGGTGCTGGGTGAACGCCGGGCTGGACTGCCGCAGATCCGCGTCATCCCCTGGGGCCAGTCTGACGGCTACTACCTCGATTTTCCCGAGCCGACCTATATGGTCGCCATCCGGCCCGTCCCCGAACCCGGCACCGACCTGCTGCGCTTTTCCTATCAATCGCCGGTCACTCCCGACTCGACCTATGATTTCAACATGAAGACGAAGGAACGGCTGCTGCTCAAACAGAACGAAGTCCTGGGCGGCTACACGCCTGGGAACTACCGGACCGAGCGGCTCATGGCACCGGGGCACGACGGCACCCTGGTTCCCATTTCGCTGGTTTACAAGCTGGGCATGGAACGCGACGGCGAGAATCCGTTGCTCCTCGAGGGCTATGGTTCCTACGGCTATTCCAGCGATCCCTATTTCAACTCGAACGTGCTGAGCCTGCTCAACCGCGGCTTCATCTATGCCATCGCCCATATCCGCGGCGGGCAGGAAATGGGACGCAGCTGGTACGAGGACGGCAAGCTGTTCAAGAAGATCAACACCTTCACCGATTTCATTTCCTGCGCCGAGTACCTGGTGCGCCACCGCTACACGTCACCGGCCAAACTCTGCGCCGAGGGCGCCAGCGCCGGCGGCCTGCTCATGGGCGCCGTGGTCAACCTGCAGCCCGACCTGTTCCACGCCGTCATTGCCGGCGTTCCCTTTGTCGATGTGGTCACCACCATGCTCGACAGCAGCATCCCGCTGACCACGGCCGAGTACGACGAATGGGGCGATCCCAACCGGCCCGAGTGCTACGAATACATGCTCTCCTATTCGCCCTACGACAACGTCCGCGCCAAGGCCTACCCGGCGCTGCTGGTGACCACCGGCCTGCACGACTCCCAGGTGCAGTATTTCGAGCCGGCCAAGTGGGTGGCCAAGCTGCGCGTCACCAAGACCGACCGCAATCCGCTCATTCTCAAGACCAACATGGATGCCGGCCATGGCGGCGCCTCGGGGCGCTTCCGGCGGCTGCGCGAGGTCGCCTTCCAGTATGCCTTCCTGCTCGAGCAGCTGGGGATCAGGGAGTAA
- the tdh gene encoding L-threonine 3-dehydrogenase, producing MTGKMKALRKMRPGPGLELHEVPIPAVKANDVLIQVHKRAICGTDLHIYKWDEWSQNRLKPPLTTGHEFYGAIVETGLDVRHYRVGELVTAEMHVVCNQCFQCRTGNAHLCENVVILGVDGDGCFADYLAVPEANLWRVPKGIDPEFAAIYDPFGNAVHTVMAGATVGKSFLILGGGPIGIAAIPVCKAAGASQVLVSEVMPFRRELAVKMGADRVIDPSSENPAEVVAALTNGQGVDVVLEMSGHPAAIAQGFRSIRKNGRFSLLGIPAQPITMDLAKDIIFPGVTVQGINGRRMFETWYQMDALLVSGRVDLKPLITHRFKMEDFKAAFEVGLSGNAGKIILE from the coding sequence ATGACTGGAAAAATGAAGGCACTGAGAAAAATGCGGCCCGGGCCCGGACTGGAACTGCATGAGGTGCCCATTCCTGCCGTCAAGGCCAACGACGTGCTGATCCAGGTCCACAAGCGGGCGATCTGCGGCACCGATCTCCATATCTACAAATGGGACGAGTGGTCGCAGAACCGGCTGAAGCCGCCCCTGACCACCGGCCACGAATTTTACGGCGCCATCGTCGAGACCGGTCTCGACGTCCGCCACTACCGGGTCGGAGAATTGGTGACGGCCGAGATGCACGTGGTCTGCAACCAGTGTTTCCAGTGCCGCACCGGCAACGCCCACCTGTGCGAGAATGTGGTCATCCTCGGCGTGGACGGCGACGGCTGTTTTGCCGACTACCTGGCCGTCCCAGAAGCGAACCTCTGGCGGGTGCCCAAGGGGATCGACCCGGAGTTCGCGGCCATCTACGATCCGTTCGGGAATGCCGTGCACACGGTCATGGCCGGCGCCACGGTGGGAAAGTCATTCCTGATTCTCGGCGGCGGCCCGATCGGCATTGCCGCCATTCCGGTCTGCAAGGCCGCCGGCGCCTCCCAGGTGCTGGTCAGCGAGGTCATGCCCTTCCGCCGCGAACTGGCCGTCAAGATGGGGGCCGACCGGGTGATCGACCCCAGCAGCGAAAACCCGGCCGAGGTCGTCGCCGCCCTGACCAATGGACAGGGGGTGGACGTCGTGCTGGAAATGTCGGGCCACCCGGCGGCCATCGCTCAGGGCTTCCGTTCCATCCGCAAGAACGGACGCTTTTCATTGCTCGGCATTCCCGCCCAGCCGATCACCATGGACCTGGCCAAGGATATCATTTTCCCGGGCGTGACCGTCCAGGGCATCAACGGCCGGCGCATGTTCGAAACTTGGTACCAGATGGACGCCCTGCTGGTTTCCGGCCGGGTCGATCTGAAGCCGCTGATCACCCATCGCTTCAAGATGGAGGATTTCAAGGCCGCTTTCGAAGTGGGGCTTTCGGGCAATGCCGGAAAGATCATCCTCGAGTGA
- a CDS encoding NAD-dependent succinate-semialdehyde dehydrogenase gives MSMQSINPASGEKGRTYETQSWTQVEAELENSHRTFSSWRQSGFAQRRGLLQQAARILEKEKGELARLMSLEMGKPVLQARAEIEKCAAVCGHYAENAEKMLSPEAVISGSETGYVRFDPLGTILAIMPWNFPFWQVFRFAAPALMAGNVCLLKHSSNVPGCAQAIGKIFRQAGFPEHVFTTLLIGPDLVEPLIDHRWLDAVTMSGSEAAGRRVAELAGRHLKKMVLELGGSDPFIVLADAPLEKCLATAVNARMINTGQSCIAAKRFIVEAPILDEGNDVGPLARADLVDELERQVRGSVDRGARILVGGKRLGDRPGYYFQPTVLGDVAPGMPAYDEELFGPVAALIGAADAAEALRIANDTPFGLGASIWTQDRAVGERMAATIEAGMVFINGMVRSDPRLPFGGIKNSGYGRELSAYGIKEFVNIKTVVIG, from the coding sequence ATGTCGATGCAATCGATCAATCCGGCCAGCGGCGAAAAGGGCAGAACCTATGAAACGCAATCGTGGACACAGGTTGAGGCCGAGCTGGAAAACTCCCACCGAACCTTTTCCAGTTGGCGGCAAAGCGGCTTCGCCCAGCGCCGTGGCTTGTTGCAGCAGGCGGCGCGGATCTTGGAAAAGGAGAAGGGGGAACTGGCGAGGCTGATGAGCCTCGAGATGGGCAAGCCCGTTCTCCAGGCCAGGGCGGAAATTGAAAAATGCGCTGCCGTCTGCGGTCATTACGCCGAAAACGCTGAAAAAATGCTCAGCCCCGAGGCCGTCATTTCTGGAAGCGAGACGGGCTATGTCCGTTTCGATCCGCTGGGGACGATCCTGGCTATCATGCCCTGGAATTTTCCCTTCTGGCAGGTCTTCCGCTTCGCCGCCCCGGCGCTGATGGCCGGAAACGTTTGCCTGCTCAAGCATTCCTCAAACGTCCCCGGCTGCGCTCAAGCCATCGGGAAAATTTTCAGGCAAGCCGGATTCCCCGAGCATGTTTTTACCACGCTGCTCATCGGCCCCGACCTGGTGGAGCCTTTGATCGACCATCGTTGGCTCGATGCCGTTACCATGTCCGGCAGCGAGGCGGCCGGGCGCCGGGTGGCGGAACTGGCCGGGCGGCACTTGAAAAAGATGGTCCTGGAGCTCGGCGGCAGCGATCCCTTCATCGTCCTGGCCGACGCCCCGCTGGAGAAATGCCTGGCCACGGCCGTCAACGCCCGCATGATCAACACCGGCCAGAGCTGCATCGCCGCCAAGCGCTTTATCGTCGAAGCGCCGATCTTGGACGAGGGCAACGACGTCGGGCCGCTGGCCCGGGCCGACCTGGTGGATGAACTTGAACGCCAGGTGCGCGGATCGGTCGACCGTGGCGCCCGCATTCTGGTCGGCGGCAAGCGGCTGGGGGACCGGCCCGGTTATTACTTTCAGCCCACCGTGCTGGGCGACGTCGCCCCGGGCATGCCGGCCTATGACGAGGAGCTGTTCGGACCGGTAGCCGCCCTGATCGGCGCCGCCGATGCGGCTGAAGCCCTGCGCATTGCCAATGACACTCCCTTCGGCCTCGGGGCCAGCATCTGGACCCAGGACCGGGCGGTCGGCGAGAGAATGGCGGCAACGATCGAAGCGGGCATGGTTTTCATCAACGGCATGGTCCGCTCCGACCCGCGCCTGCCCTTCGGCGGCATCAAGAACTCGGGCTACGGCCGCGAGCTTTCCGCTTACGGCATCAAGGAGTTCGTGAACATTAAAACTGTGGTGATCGGTTAA
- a CDS encoding phosphate acyltransferase, producing KSPVEGYADILIMPNIEAGNIFYKATTILAKGMLAAVVTGASFPAILTSRADDDDSKYYSIVLAAALV from the coding sequence AAATCGCCGGTGGAAGGCTATGCCGACATCCTGATCATGCCCAACATCGAGGCGGGCAACATTTTCTACAAGGCGACCACCATACTGGCCAAGGGCATGCTCGCCGCCGTGGTCACCGGGGCCTCTTTCCCGGCCATCCTGACGTCGCGCGCCGACGATGACGATTCGAAGTATTATTCGATCGTGCTGGCGGCCGCGCTGGTATAA
- a CDS encoding glycosyltransferase family 2 protein — translation MPERSSSSDPALAALKCSIVIVSFNQIEVLKAAMDALKASPPPFAHEIIVVDNHSAGDVQEFLNDYFHDIRVIRSPANHGFGWANNRGAAAARGEYLLFLNSDAEVIGPAVAAMVNVLEHDRRIGVLGPLLVNSDGSFQLSYGATISLPAEFYQKCLAPLVERLRYARHRGKPFLKATSWVSGACLLTRRELFTAHSPFDENMFLYFEDHDLCLRVRAMGKRVVYFTGAAVKHLRGRSVADAPAVWLEYRKSQLYMYRKYGRDFSLRLLKKYLAWKFGRKLRRLANRSDPRAQEEKRACLQILLLCAKGNS, via the coding sequence ATGCCGGAAAGATCATCCTCGAGTGACCCGGCGTTGGCGGCGCTGAAATGTTCAATCGTCATCGTCAGCTTCAACCAGATCGAAGTGCTGAAGGCCGCCATGGACGCCCTCAAGGCCAGCCCGCCGCCGTTTGCCCACGAGATCATCGTGGTGGACAACCATTCCGCCGGCGACGTGCAGGAATTCCTCAACGACTATTTTCACGACATCCGCGTGATCCGCAGCCCGGCCAACCACGGCTTCGGCTGGGCCAACAACCGCGGCGCCGCCGCGGCCCGGGGCGAGTACCTGCTTTTTTTGAACAGCGACGCCGAAGTGATCGGTCCCGCCGTCGCCGCCATGGTCAATGTGCTCGAACATGACCGGCGCATCGGCGTGCTCGGCCCGCTGCTCGTCAATTCCGACGGCTCCTTTCAGCTTTCCTACGGTGCGACGATTTCCCTGCCGGCCGAGTTCTACCAAAAATGCCTGGCCCCGCTGGTCGAACGACTGCGCTACGCCCGGCACCGCGGCAAGCCTTTCTTGAAAGCCACTTCCTGGGTCAGCGGCGCCTGCCTGCTGACGCGCAGGGAATTGTTCACCGCCCACTCCCCATTCGATGAAAACATGTTCCTTTACTTCGAAGACCACGACCTGTGCCTGCGGGTGCGCGCCATGGGCAAGCGTGTCGTCTATTTCACCGGCGCCGCGGTAAAGCACCTTCGCGGCCGCAGCGTGGCCGATGCGCCGGCCGTCTGGCTCGAGTACCGCAAAAGCCAGCTGTACATGTATCGAAAATACGGGCGTGACTTCTCCTTGCGGCTGTTGAAAAAATACCTCGCCTGGAAATTCGGCCGCAAGCTCCGCCGTCTCGCCAATCGCTCCGACCCGCGCGCTCAGGAGGAAAAACGCGCCTGCTTGCAAATCCTTCTCCTGTGCGCAAAAGGCAATTCTTGA